A window of Novosphingobium terrae contains these coding sequences:
- a CDS encoding MFS transporter, with the protein MTQATSGPAQSIAPPDTAIPAPNTRTSARSWGILVLLSLGVLIAYADRASLSSAIANHEFNRHFAMTAAGRGWLGSAFFWSYALAQIPMGWIVDRYGVKVPYAIAFALWCAATALAGAMTAFAALFLTRLIVGAMEAVVMPASYRWMRYNLSERHIGTAIGIFTMGNKIGTAIGAPLAAWLIVAYDWRLMFVVTGALGLIWLVPWLLLVKNDLPKSHDMPEARKRASSVPFRNIILSPVVWGGIVVNFCYSYFTFYCVTWMPSYLVEQRGLSLGQSGLYTFFSFAGIAVVTLVAGWAADRIIERGGDPVATRKAFVVAGFAGGCTVVLGAYSNSLDWALFWNIFSLSCLGLASSNNLALTKVTLIPPPAIGLVVGVQHVAAGLSGGVAASLSGWLLHVTGSYDAPMKVIVLFLGLGAAAAAILLRPEWSPKVAQDA; encoded by the coding sequence ATGACCCAAGCGACTTCAGGGCCGGCGCAGAGCATCGCGCCGCCCGACACCGCCATTCCCGCCCCTAACACGCGAACCAGCGCCCGCAGCTGGGGGATTCTGGTGCTTCTCAGCCTTGGCGTGCTGATCGCCTATGCCGATCGCGCCAGCCTGTCTTCGGCCATCGCCAACCATGAATTCAACCGCCATTTCGCCATGACGGCAGCGGGGCGCGGCTGGTTGGGATCGGCCTTCTTCTGGTCCTATGCGTTGGCGCAGATCCCGATGGGGTGGATCGTCGACCGTTATGGCGTGAAGGTGCCCTATGCTATCGCCTTCGCCCTGTGGTGCGCGGCCACGGCGCTGGCCGGCGCGATGACCGCCTTTGCCGCCCTGTTCCTTACCCGCCTGATCGTCGGCGCGATGGAGGCGGTGGTGATGCCTGCCAGCTATCGCTGGATGCGTTACAACCTGTCGGAACGGCATATTGGAACCGCCATCGGCATTTTCACCATGGGCAACAAGATCGGCACCGCCATCGGCGCGCCTTTGGCGGCATGGCTGATCGTGGCCTATGACTGGCGGCTGATGTTCGTGGTGACCGGCGCGCTGGGCCTGATCTGGCTGGTGCCCTGGCTGTTGCTGGTGAAGAACGACCTGCCAAAAAGCCATGACATGCCAGAGGCACGCAAACGTGCCTCTTCGGTGCCGTTTCGCAACATCATCCTCTCGCCGGTGGTGTGGGGCGGGATCGTGGTGAACTTCTGCTACAGCTATTTCACCTTTTACTGCGTGACATGGATGCCCTCCTATCTGGTCGAGCAACGCGGCCTGTCTCTGGGCCAGTCGGGGCTCTACACCTTCTTCAGCTTTGCCGGCATCGCGGTGGTGACACTGGTGGCGGGCTGGGCCGCCGACCGTATCATCGAGCGCGGCGGCGATCCGGTCGCCACGCGCAAGGCCTTTGTGGTGGCCGGCTTCGCGGGCGGCTGCACGGTAGTGCTGGGCGCCTACAGCAACAGTCTGGACTGGGCCCTTTTCTGGAACATCTTCTCGCTCTCCTGCCTTGGGTTGGCCAGTTCGAACAATCTGGCACTGACCAAGGTGACGCTGATCCCACCCCCGGCCATCGGTCTGGTGGTGGGGGTGCAGCATGTGGCGGCAGGCCTTTCCGGAGGCGTCGCCGCCAGCCTTTCGGGATGGTTGCTGCATGTAACGGGCAGCTATGACGCGCCAATGAAAGTGATCGTGCTGTTCCTGGGGCTAGGCGCGGCGGCGGCGGCGATCCTGCTGCGCCCGGAATGGTCGCCCAAAGTGGCGCAAGACGCCTGA
- a CDS encoding class III extradiol dioxygenase family protein, whose product MSTLLAGMGTSHVPIIGRTLNAGRQEEVAFKPFFDKFHEIKAWADEQRPTVAIVIYNDHGLNFFLDNMPTFAIGLASEYQPADEGFGPPRPRVFTGAPELGWHIAGSLIEDEFDISACRAMKLDHACTTALDLIWGAGSVPPVAIIPVVINAVQPPFPKPSRCLAFGQAIGRAVRSHAGDARVLVIGSGGLSHELGEFGKINEDFDRHCMEKIVAEPEVLTAHTNDQIVDLAGAQGVELMTWLVMRGALQSASPRVAASLYHAPISHTGGAVMLLEDQPA is encoded by the coding sequence ATGAGCACGCTTCTCGCCGGCATGGGCACATCCCATGTGCCCATCATTGGCCGCACGCTGAACGCCGGGCGTCAGGAAGAGGTCGCCTTCAAGCCCTTCTTCGACAAGTTTCACGAGATCAAGGCGTGGGCCGATGAGCAAAGGCCCACCGTTGCCATCGTTATCTACAACGATCATGGGCTGAACTTCTTCCTCGACAACATGCCCACCTTCGCCATCGGTCTGGCCAGCGAATACCAGCCCGCCGATGAAGGCTTCGGCCCCCCCAGGCCCCGCGTCTTTACCGGCGCGCCGGAGCTGGGCTGGCATATCGCGGGTAGCCTGATCGAGGATGAGTTCGACATCTCCGCCTGCCGCGCGATGAAGCTGGACCATGCCTGCACCACCGCGCTTGATCTGATCTGGGGCGCGGGCAGCGTGCCGCCGGTGGCGATCATTCCGGTGGTGATCAATGCGGTGCAGCCCCCCTTCCCTAAACCATCGCGCTGCCTTGCCTTCGGGCAGGCAATCGGGCGGGCGGTGCGCTCGCATGCGGGGGATGCGCGGGTGCTGGTGATCGGCAGCGGCGGCCTGTCCCATGAGCTGGGGGAATTCGGCAAGATCAATGAGGATTTCGATCGCCATTGCATGGAGAAGATCGTTGCCGAGCCCGAGGTTTTGACCGCCCATACCAATGATCAGATCGTCGATCTGGCGGGCGCTCAGGGGGTGGAGTTGATGACCTGGCTGGTGATGCGCGGCGCGCTGCAAAGCGCCAGCCCGCGCGTGGCGGCCAGCCTCTATCACGCACCGATCTCGCATACGGGCGGCGCGGTGATGCTGCTTGAGGATCAGCCCGCCTGA
- a CDS encoding TonB-dependent receptor domain-containing protein: protein MLSRKQTLALSPALWALMASSLLPASAHAAGIAAQQGETTPVVAPETPAAAKPTDNEIIVTGSRVISNGNNSPTPTTIISANDLLKAQPGTVASALQNLPVFQGSLGQGTGTGGSTGGPNGAANAVNLRNLGLFRTLVLFDGQRVQPSANTGLVTIDMIPQMLLQRVDVVTGGVSAVYGSDAISGVVNFVTDKKFNGIKLKAQYGISQIGDDPTLDTGIAVGKKLFDGRGHFEASFEYFNDPGIFDTSQRANGNAWTIQGAGTAANPYKLYSGTRVASTTFGGLINSGPLAGQNFTQNGVLSPFQAGGATGTAGFQTGGDGGYYGNTSLKGSLRSKRVYSRFDYDVTDSTKFWLEGFGAFNTNSYANQSLGFSNVAISAQNAFLPAQYQYGTAATTFNMSQIPLNIGPHVSRFDTTSYWLNGGLSGDLGSGIKWQVGASHGYSQQKWTTLRNINYAKLSAALDAVKDPSTGQVVCNVTLTNPGLYPGCAPLNLFGPSAASAQALSYVTDTTTSWATTTLDELTGSLNAAPFSTWAGPVNMALSGEYRKTGFDANTQVPPTDFVNCTGLRFNCGSAANPTRLHQVTFANVPHVHQVVGEVALEGDVPLARDVHFLKSLDLNLAARYANYNTFGGAWTWKIGVDWHVSDDLRLRATRSRDFRAPNLNDLYAGQTISRSNVVDQLTGATLINQQYSTAGNPNLKPEVGNTLTLGLVYTPHWLPHFSFSADAYDIKISNAITAINGTSASVQQQCNASGGTSSLCSLIVRPAAVNGVTQNATFFYNLPVNASSLKTKGIDFEANYATTIANRPISLRAMATWQPVLRQVTPGLSDMDVSGAAYSSIGIGATPEWRVTGFLNFSPTDTFTATIIQRWRSSLKWNADPTLVYAIPKIPAFGWTNLNLSWKPKTTETEFYVNVTNLFNQTAPIFTSSQANPGVFGAYVSTDDYVGRYFTVGARMKF, encoded by the coding sequence GTGCTTTCCAGAAAACAGACCCTTGCCCTGAGCCCAGCGCTTTGGGCACTGATGGCCAGTTCGTTGCTGCCCGCCAGCGCCCATGCTGCAGGCATTGCCGCGCAACAAGGCGAAACGACACCGGTTGTCGCTCCCGAAACGCCTGCCGCGGCGAAACCCACAGACAATGAGATCATCGTCACCGGATCGCGCGTGATTTCCAACGGCAACAACAGCCCCACACCCACCACCATCATCAGCGCCAATGACCTGCTGAAAGCCCAGCCCGGCACGGTGGCCTCCGCTTTGCAGAACCTGCCGGTGTTCCAGGGCTCGCTGGGGCAGGGCACCGGCACGGGCGGTAGCACCGGCGGCCCCAATGGCGCGGCCAACGCGGTCAATCTGCGCAATCTGGGCCTGTTTCGCACTCTGGTGCTGTTCGACGGGCAGCGCGTGCAGCCCTCGGCCAACACCGGTCTGGTCACCATCGACATGATCCCGCAGATGCTGCTGCAGCGCGTCGATGTGGTGACGGGCGGCGTTTCGGCGGTCTATGGTTCGGATGCGATCAGCGGCGTGGTCAATTTTGTCACTGACAAGAAATTCAATGGCATCAAACTGAAGGCGCAATATGGCATCTCGCAGATCGGCGATGATCCCACGTTGGATACCGGCATCGCGGTGGGCAAGAAATTGTTCGATGGACGCGGCCACTTCGAGGCCAGCTTCGAATATTTCAATGACCCCGGCATTTTCGACACTAGCCAACGCGCTAATGGCAATGCCTGGACCATTCAGGGCGCAGGCACTGCGGCCAATCCCTACAAGCTCTATTCGGGCACCCGGGTCGCCAGCACCACGTTTGGCGGCCTGATCAACAGCGGACCGCTTGCCGGGCAGAATTTCACCCAGAACGGTGTGCTCTCCCCCTTTCAGGCGGGTGGCGCCACCGGTACAGCGGGCTTCCAGACCGGCGGCGACGGCGGCTATTATGGGAACACCTCGCTCAAGGGCTCGCTACGCTCCAAGCGGGTCTACAGCCGCTTCGATTATGATGTAACCGACAGCACCAAATTCTGGCTGGAAGGCTTTGGAGCCTTCAACACCAACAGCTACGCCAACCAGTCGCTGGGCTTCAGCAATGTTGCGATCAGCGCCCAGAACGCCTTCCTCCCCGCGCAATATCAATATGGCACCGCGGCCACGACCTTCAACATGAGTCAGATCCCGTTGAACATCGGGCCGCATGTCAGCCGGTTCGACACCACCAGCTACTGGCTCAACGGCGGTCTGAGCGGCGATCTGGGAAGCGGCATCAAATGGCAGGTGGGCGCCAGCCACGGCTATTCGCAGCAGAAATGGACCACGCTGCGCAACATCAACTATGCCAAGCTCTCCGCCGCGCTCGATGCAGTGAAAGATCCTTCGACGGGTCAGGTCGTTTGCAACGTCACGCTGACCAATCCGGGCCTCTATCCCGGCTGCGCCCCGCTCAACCTGTTCGGCCCCAGCGCGGCTTCCGCACAGGCGCTCTCCTATGTGACGGACACCACCACCAGCTGGGCCACCACCACGCTGGACGAGCTGACCGGCTCGCTCAATGCCGCGCCCTTCAGCACCTGGGCCGGCCCGGTGAACATGGCACTCTCGGGCGAGTACCGGAAGACCGGTTTCGACGCCAACACGCAGGTGCCGCCCACTGATTTCGTGAACTGCACCGGGCTGCGCTTCAACTGTGGCAGCGCCGCCAACCCCACCCGCCTGCATCAGGTCACCTTCGCCAACGTGCCGCATGTGCATCAGGTGGTGGGCGAAGTGGCGCTGGAAGGCGATGTGCCCCTGGCCCGCGATGTGCATTTCCTCAAGTCGCTCGATCTGAACCTTGCCGCGCGTTATGCCAATTACAACACCTTCGGCGGTGCCTGGACCTGGAAGATAGGCGTGGACTGGCATGTCTCGGACGATCTGCGCCTTCGCGCCACACGCTCGCGCGATTTCCGTGCCCCCAACCTCAACGATCTCTATGCCGGGCAAACGATCAGCCGCAGCAATGTGGTCGATCAACTGACAGGTGCCACGCTGATCAACCAGCAATATTCCACGGCGGGCAATCCAAACCTCAAGCCGGAGGTGGGCAACACGCTGACGCTGGGTCTGGTCTATACCCCGCACTGGCTGCCGCATTTCAGCTTCTCCGCCGATGCCTATGACATCAAGATCAGCAATGCGATCACTGCCATCAACGGCACCAGCGCCAGCGTGCAGCAGCAGTGCAATGCCAGCGGCGGCACCTCCAGCCTGTGCTCGCTGATCGTGCGCCCGGCGGCGGTCAATGGCGTTACGCAGAATGCCACATTCTTCTACAATTTGCCGGTCAATGCCTCCTCGCTCAAGACCAAGGGCATCGATTTCGAGGCAAATTACGCCACCACCATCGCCAACCGCCCGATCTCGCTGCGCGCCATGGCGACATGGCAGCCGGTGCTGCGGCAGGTGACGCCGGGCCTGTCGGACATGGACGTTTCGGGCGCGGCCTATTCCTCGATCGGCATCGGCGCGACGCCCGAATGGCGCGTGACCGGCTTCCTCAACTTCAGCCCCACCGACACCTTCACCGCCACGATCATCCAGCGTTGGCGTTCCTCGCTCAAGTGGAATGCCGATCCCACGCTGGTCTATGCCATCCCCAAGATCCCGGCCTTTGGCTGGACCAACCTCAATCTGAGCTGGAAGCCGAAGACGACCGAGACCGAATTCTACGTCAACGTCACCAATCTGTTCAACCAGACAGCACCGATCTTCACCAGCTCACAGGCCAATCCGGGCGTTTTCGGAGCCTATGTCTCGACCGACGATTATGTCGGCCGGTACTTCACCGTCGGCGCGCGGATGAAGTTCTGA
- a CDS encoding ExbD/TolR family protein yields the protein MRRINAFLLCLMLCASGSEAKTKTYSQGCGARPAGWITPRQGRSIWNEVIAISVSADGASKFNGTGVSRSELQANMKLARNLEPTVIVQAKFDPATDCKAVSEIRKMMSQTLDCQHGQCAEGEGHWWLIGDVGRNPQPYDPEAAPKSAERP from the coding sequence ATGAGACGGATCAACGCCTTTTTATTGTGCTTGATGCTATGCGCGAGCGGGAGTGAAGCGAAAACCAAGACCTACAGTCAAGGATGCGGCGCTCGCCCGGCAGGTTGGATTACCCCCCGTCAAGGGCGCAGTATCTGGAATGAAGTGATTGCAATCTCGGTCTCAGCCGATGGTGCATCAAAGTTCAATGGTACTGGTGTCTCAAGGAGTGAGCTTCAGGCCAATATGAAGCTGGCAAGGAACCTTGAACCTACCGTCATTGTACAGGCGAAATTCGATCCGGCTACGGACTGCAAAGCGGTCTCAGAGATTCGGAAAATGATGTCTCAAACTCTTGATTGCCAACATGGCCAGTGCGCCGAGGGGGAAGGTCATTGGTGGCTCATCGGTGACGTTGGCAGAAATCCTCAGCCCTACGATCCTGAGGCTGCGCCCAAGTCGGCGGAAAGACCTTGA
- a CDS encoding TonB-dependent siderophore receptor, which produces MRRTYVVAGVASLLGAVGPVIAAPALAQTANASQTYDIAAGPLGAALNRFGRAAHVPLSYDPALVSGKRTKGLHGAFAPAQALDQLLSGTELRHQSDGSGGFVILAGAAVTAPSPAHEQPRLEEIVVTADRRDSFGADYMQAGTFHDARQIDTPLTVTVVPRTLLDAQQARSIFGAVRNTAGVTQAQINTTIYSNLSIRGIPVDNTTNFRLNGVLPIITFLDIPIEDKDRVEVLKGAAGLYYGFASPSGIVNLVSKRPEAKPLAGVELFSDSHGTLGGDIDISRPLGKAGLRINAGAASLETGIKRTAGHRAFVSGAFDWKPVERLTIQLDAGYIYKTITEPTEYVLPAAVNGKITVMPVPRASKNLGGEWMQGDGWETNLLGRAQYAISSAWSASFAVGQSYMQRNRRYSSFSGYDLATGNGTLTVATTNNSNYRNIIYRGDVTGVFATGPIEHQLQLGASLNTRDVVTPTASRSSFAQNLYAPVEIPEQALAAHVVASRDHIRDAGLYVFDRLSFHQWLQATVGYRKTEYSDQSLTSYYKTSPGTWSYGLMVKPARWASVYGNYIEGLESGGIAIQIAKNAGEQLPASLSKQRELGVKVEPLRGLLLTGAWFSVDRASTYINAAQYFVQDGRARYQGFEFSGTGEITRNLSLSMSGVFLDAKQRSGDPTVVGKQIENSAKFSGSAFVEYKLPMVKGLSVTGGIFRVGPRAVNALNQAFVAGYSTFDLGGSYATTLAGRKAVLRIYAANVTNKRYWAATGSSLVATGNPMTVNASASLRF; this is translated from the coding sequence TTGCGTAGAACCTATGTGGTCGCGGGCGTGGCATCCTTGCTGGGGGCGGTGGGCCCCGTCATCGCCGCCCCGGCGCTGGCCCAGACGGCCAATGCCAGCCAGACCTATGATATTGCCGCCGGGCCTTTGGGGGCCGCGCTCAACCGGTTCGGGCGCGCGGCGCATGTGCCCTTGTCCTATGATCCCGCGCTGGTCAGCGGCAAGCGCACGAAAGGCCTGCATGGCGCCTTTGCCCCCGCGCAGGCGCTCGATCAGCTGCTGAGCGGCACCGAGCTGCGCCATCAAAGCGACGGCTCGGGCGGCTTCGTGATCCTTGCGGGCGCGGCGGTTACAGCCCCCTCCCCCGCCCATGAACAACCCCGGCTGGAAGAGATCGTCGTCACCGCCGACCGCCGCGACAGCTTCGGCGCCGACTATATGCAGGCCGGCACCTTTCACGATGCGCGCCAGATCGACACGCCGCTGACCGTCACCGTCGTGCCCCGCACCCTGCTCGATGCGCAACAGGCGCGCTCGATCTTCGGGGCGGTGCGCAACACGGCGGGCGTCACGCAGGCGCAGATCAACACCACCATCTACAGCAACCTGTCGATCCGCGGCATTCCGGTGGACAACACCACCAACTTCCGCCTGAACGGCGTGCTGCCGATCATCACCTTTCTCGACATTCCCATCGAGGACAAGGACCGGGTCGAGGTGCTGAAAGGCGCGGCGGGGCTCTATTACGGCTTCGCCAGCCCCTCGGGCATCGTCAATCTGGTGAGCAAGCGGCCCGAGGCCAAACCGCTGGCCGGGGTGGAGCTGTTCAGCGACAGCCATGGCACGCTGGGCGGCGACATCGACATCAGCCGCCCGCTGGGCAAGGCCGGGCTGCGCATCAATGCCGGGGCGGCCTCGCTGGAGACCGGCATCAAGCGCACCGCCGGGCACCGCGCCTTCGTCTCGGGCGCCTTCGACTGGAAGCCTGTCGAGCGGCTGACGATCCAGCTCGATGCAGGCTATATCTACAAGACGATCACCGAGCCCACCGAATATGTGCTGCCCGCCGCCGTCAATGGCAAGATCACGGTGATGCCCGTGCCCCGCGCCTCGAAAAATCTGGGCGGCGAATGGATGCAGGGCGACGGCTGGGAGACCAATCTGCTGGGTCGCGCCCAATATGCGATCTCCTCCGCATGGAGCGCCTCCTTTGCGGTCGGGCAATCCTATATGCAGCGCAACCGGCGCTATTCCTCCTTCAGCGGCTATGATCTGGCCACGGGGAACGGCACGCTGACCGTCGCCACCACCAACAACAGCAATTACCGCAACATCATCTATCGCGGCGATGTGACCGGCGTGTTCGCGACCGGCCCCATCGAGCATCAGCTTCAGCTGGGCGCCTCGCTCAACACGCGCGATGTGGTCACGCCCACGGCCTCACGCAGCAGCTTTGCGCAAAACCTCTATGCGCCGGTCGAGATTCCCGAGCAGGCGCTGGCCGCCCATGTGGTGGCCTCACGCGATCATATCCGGGATGCGGGGCTTTATGTGTTCGACAGGCTCAGCTTCCACCAATGGCTGCAGGCCACGGTGGGCTATCGCAAGACCGAATACAGCGACCAGAGCCTCACCAGCTATTACAAGACCAGCCCCGGCACATGGTCCTATGGCCTGATGGTGAAGCCCGCGCGCTGGGCAAGCGTCTATGGCAATTACATCGAAGGGCTGGAAAGCGGCGGCATCGCGATCCAGATCGCCAAGAATGCCGGGGAGCAGCTGCCCGCATCGCTGAGCAAGCAGCGCGAGCTGGGCGTGAAGGTGGAGCCCCTGCGCGGCTTGCTGCTGACCGGCGCGTGGTTCAGCGTGGACCGCGCCTCGACCTACATCAACGCCGCGCAATATTTCGTGCAGGATGGCCGCGCGCGCTATCAGGGCTTCGAGTTCAGCGGTACGGGCGAGATCACCCGCAACCTCTCCCTCTCGATGAGCGGGGTGTTTCTCGACGCCAAGCAACGCTCCGGCGATCCCACCGTGGTGGGCAAGCAGATCGAGAACAGCGCGAAGTTTTCAGGCTCGGCCTTTGTGGAATACAAGTTGCCGATGGTGAAGGGGCTGAGCGTTACCGGCGGCATCTTCCGCGTGGGGCCGCGCGCGGTGAATGCGCTCAATCAGGCCTTTGTCGCGGGCTATTCCACCTTCGATCTGGGCGGCAGCTATGCCACCACGCTGGCGGGCCGGAAGGCCGTGCTGCGGATCTATGCCGCGAACGTCACCAACAAGCGCTATTGGGCCGCGACAGGATCAAGCCTTGTCGCCACAGGCAATCCGATGACGGTCAATGCCAGCGCGTCGTTGCGCTTTTGA
- a CDS encoding FecR family protein produces MPNPEPTPQMVEQAAQWLAHLESGEASPADQTDYQVWHDAHPAHALAIRRMSGFAARLDSHKPVARETLRQMFLRPKRQLGGTLLGLCLLAGTGLLAWHALPHELWLADHRTPVGVTRSVPLADNSRITLSTDSAVDVDERHDQRRIRLLQGEVLAVVTEQRHAPFVVVTSDGTAEAMGTQFTVSKSAEGTQVTVIRSHVRACPTGAEPSACLILAPGQSVRLANGRATRLGDVAPGDAAAWSEGWLPVEDRPLADVLGDFNRWRTSPLRFDRADLAGLRVSGIFPLRDTDRALGNLVLSQPILVDRSDPQAIRIRRRPAQSQ; encoded by the coding sequence ATGCCCAACCCCGAACCCACACCGCAGATGGTCGAGCAGGCCGCGCAATGGCTTGCCCATCTGGAGTCCGGCGAGGCAAGCCCGGCAGACCAGACCGACTATCAGGTTTGGCATGATGCCCATCCGGCCCATGCTCTGGCGATCCGGCGCATGAGCGGCTTTGCCGCCCGCCTCGACAGCCACAAGCCCGTCGCGCGCGAGACGCTGCGGCAGATGTTCCTGCGCCCCAAACGGCAGCTTGGCGGCACGCTGCTTGGCCTGTGCCTTCTGGCGGGCACCGGCCTGCTGGCATGGCATGCCCTGCCCCACGAGCTATGGCTGGCCGATCACCGCACGCCGGTCGGCGTGACGCGCAGCGTGCCTCTGGCCGACAACAGCCGCATCACCCTCTCGACCGACAGCGCGGTGGATGTGGACGAGCGGCACGATCAACGCCGCATCCGCCTGCTGCAGGGCGAAGTCCTCGCGGTGGTGACCGAACAGCGCCACGCCCCCTTCGTGGTGGTGACCAGCGACGGCACCGCCGAGGCGATGGGCACGCAATTCACCGTCAGCAAAAGCGCCGAGGGCACGCAGGTGACGGTGATCCGCTCGCATGTGCGCGCCTGCCCAACAGGGGCCGAGCCCAGCGCCTGCCTGATCCTCGCCCCCGGCCAAAGTGTGAGGCTTGCCAATGGCCGGGCCACGCGTCTGGGCGATGTCGCGCCCGGCGATGCGGCGGCGTGGAGCGAGGGCTGGCTCCCCGTCGAGGATCGACCGCTGGCCGATGTGCTGGGCGACTTCAATCGCTGGCGCACCAGCCCGCTGCGCTTTGATCGGGCCGATCTGGCGGGGCTCAGGGTCTCGGGCATCTTCCCGCTGCGCGATACCGACCGGGCGCTGGGCAATCTGGTCCTCAGCCAGCCGATCCTTGTCGATCGTTCCGATCCGCAGGCCATCCGCATTCGGCGTCGGCCAGCACAGAGCCAATAA
- a CDS encoding sigma-70 family RNA polymerase sigma factor yields MPTAATSDVATLYASYSEWLRGWLLRRTQCSQRAADLTQDTFCRLLESSRLAPIRDGRFYLATIARRLIIDDARRARVEVAFLQAHATIMQDMAEPGPDRIAEAVDELLTITAALDTLPARARRAYLLARLDGWGHAAIAAELGVSKSMVKQYIAKAYACCYAAAYGPPGIRP; encoded by the coding sequence GTGCCCACCGCTGCGACCAGCGATGTCGCCACGCTTTACGCATCATACAGTGAGTGGCTGCGCGGCTGGCTGCTGCGCCGGACGCAGTGCTCGCAGCGCGCAGCAGATCTGACTCAGGATACCTTCTGCCGCCTGCTCGAAAGCAGCAGATTGGCGCCGATCCGCGATGGACGCTTCTATCTGGCGACCATCGCGCGGCGGCTGATCATCGACGATGCCCGCCGGGCGCGGGTGGAGGTCGCCTTCCTTCAGGCCCATGCCACCATCATGCAGGACATGGCCGAACCGGGCCCGGACCGGATCGCCGAGGCGGTCGACGAACTGCTCACCATCACCGCGGCGCTCGATACGCTGCCAGCGCGAGCCCGGCGGGCCTATCTGCTGGCCCGGCTCGACGGCTGGGGCCATGCCGCTATCGCCGCCGAATTGGGTGTCTCCAAGAGCATGGTGAAGCAGTATATCGCAAAGGCCTATGCCTGCTGCTATGCGGCAGCCTATGGACCGCCCGGCATCCGGCCCTGA
- a CDS encoding NAD(P)/FAD-dependent oxidoreductase, translating to MLPIDALPQDDPTPGWFHTSQKRTPKPPLQGNASARFAVIGGGFTGLAAARQLAQNFPNDTVILIEGQQVGFGTSGRNAGFLIDVPHDISSPDYIGDPKIAKQILELNQTGQKILFDLVQQHNIVDAQLRHVGKYQAAVEDEGVRVLEAYRGGLEKLGQPAELIDGKDLPGIVGSHFYKKALHTPGTMLVQPSGLVKGLADSLPANVQLFEDMPITAIEYGAKTVLHHASGTVTADTLVLANNHFGTHFGFMHQRILPMFTYGSLTRPLTAEEQARIGGKDFWGIIPADPFGTTSRRTHDNRILIRNSFTFNADGRFKEGATERFRKAHRLSFERRFPDIKDVPFEYTWGGGLGMTRNGNSFFGELRPNVYGALGCNGLGTVRGTAMGTLLADLIAGKRHPLSDFLLSVEKPNMNPPEPFLSIGVNFTLRRGMANAGMEA from the coding sequence GTGTTGCCGATCGACGCGCTCCCTCAGGACGACCCGACGCCGGGCTGGTTCCACACGAGCCAGAAGCGCACCCCCAAACCGCCGCTTCAGGGCAATGCCTCGGCCCGTTTCGCGGTGATCGGTGGTGGTTTCACCGGTCTGGCTGCTGCCCGTCAGCTGGCGCAAAACTTCCCCAATGACACGGTGATCCTGATCGAGGGTCAGCAGGTCGGCTTCGGCACCTCAGGCCGCAATGCGGGCTTCCTGATCGATGTACCGCATGACATCAGCTCGCCCGACTACATCGGCGATCCGAAGATCGCCAAGCAGATCCTCGAGCTGAACCAGACCGGCCAGAAGATCCTCTTCGATCTCGTCCAGCAGCACAACATCGTCGACGCGCAGCTGCGCCATGTCGGCAAGTATCAGGCCGCCGTCGAGGATGAGGGTGTGCGCGTACTGGAAGCCTATCGTGGCGGCCTCGAAAAGCTGGGCCAGCCTGCCGAGCTGATCGACGGCAAGGATCTGCCCGGCATCGTGGGCAGCCATTTCTACAAGAAGGCGCTCCACACGCCGGGAACGATGCTGGTTCAGCCCTCGGGTCTGGTCAAGGGTCTGGCCGACAGCCTGCCCGCCAATGTCCAGCTGTTCGAGGACATGCCGATCACCGCCATCGAATATGGCGCCAAGACCGTGCTGCATCACGCTTCGGGCACCGTTACGGCGGACACGCTGGTACTGGCCAACAACCATTTCGGCACGCATTTCGGCTTCATGCATCAGCGCATCCTGCCGATGTTCACCTATGGCAGCCTTACCCGGCCCCTGACCGCCGAGGAGCAGGCACGCATCGGCGGCAAGGATTTCTGGGGCATCATCCCGGCTGATCCCTTCGGCACCACCAGCCGCCGCACGCATGATAACCGCATCCTGATCCGCAACAGCTTCACCTTCAACGCCGATGGCCGCTTCAAGGAAGGCGCCACCGAGCGCTTCCGCAAGGCGCACCGTCTGTCCTTCGAGCGCCGCTTCCCCGACATCAAGGACGTGCCCTTCGAATACACCTGGGGCGGCGGTCTGGGCATGACCCGCAACGGCAACAGCTTCTTCGGCGAACTGCGCCCCAACGTCTATGGCGCGCTGGGCTGCAACGGTCTGGGTACGGTGCGCGGCACCGCCATGGGTACGCTGCTGGCTGATCTGATCGCTGGCAAGCGCCATCCGTTGAGCGATTTCCTGCTCTCGGTGGAGAAGCCCAACATGAACCCGCCCGAGCCCTTCCTGTCGATCGGTGTAAACTTCACCCTGCGTCGCGGTATGGCCAATGCCGGGATGGAGGCCTGA